In Candidatus Nomurabacteria bacterium, a genomic segment contains:
- a CDS encoding ATP-dependent helicase has protein sequence MTAKKAAAKGEAKAASNSFDVQLNAEQRQAVEHAQGPLLIVAGAGTGKTTVIVERLAWLITEKGLRPDEVLCLTFTDKAANEMLDRIDRRLPTGYVDLWVSTFHGFGERVLRENAIDVGLPGDFQVLSERQQWMFLRQHLDALSLDYYRPHGRPTKFLQSLIKHFSRLKDEVVSPERYLAFVEEKRLNLDQSEFTKKEDKDAAGEDVQRLQELASSFHLYNRLLRERGFVDFGDLIVETLKLFQTRSTLLQRYRNQFKAILVDEFQDTNWAQYELVKLLAAPENNLTVVGDDDQSIYKFRGASVANIMQFREDYKDCTSVVLTQNYRSYQRILDTAYNFIQLNNPNRLEVQLQDDGKGLNKRLQAARQGEAKIQELVTSTEDDEAEKVVEQILAQKNADKDLQWSDFAILARANAHLESFLNAAERSGVPYQYVAARGLYRQAVVLDVLAYLRMLDNYHEDIALHRVLTMPIFSFSTQDIITLNQDARRQSRSVYQSLKEHGLISTLSQKTHQEADRLLGLIESHTALALQERRNVSRVLYAFLEDSGYLRYLSDDDDPVKQAQLHYLSQYYREVTDFERGNTEPSVKNFLLLMQASMDAGEEGQLDAVAQEGPDSVKLMTVHAAKGLEFRHVFVVNMVERRFPSSDRGDAISLPDGLVHERLPEGNVHIQEERRLFYVALTRAKDSLTLTRALDYGGATVKRPSPFLIEMGLVTKEQAAEEKKQQSTLLNARVRSAVQSEPESILRKVAEETRYDYSRISTYDLCPWKFRYRYALEVPEPGNKRFSYGQSVHATLYDFFRLVQERSKKRQVTLFAEAPKVNEGILEAGAKSVSLAELKELYERNWIREWYDGERDMEKSKQKGWESLKAFYASYSGDLPVPLALEQPFTIQLSEEFRLTGKIDRIDQIEDSEEVEIIDYKTGTAKEKPSKEAKYQLILYALAVQDSDLLHRKVGKLTFWYIDDNSQVSFVPKEKDLEAAREWVLEQIGQIREADFTADPNPIKCGGCEFKQICPFKAV, from the coding sequence ATGACCGCGAAGAAAGCAGCAGCAAAAGGGGAGGCCAAGGCCGCGTCCAATTCCTTCGACGTGCAATTGAACGCTGAGCAGCGTCAGGCTGTTGAGCATGCTCAGGGACCACTCCTTATCGTGGCTGGCGCAGGCACGGGTAAGACCACAGTGATTGTTGAGCGACTGGCCTGGTTGATTACTGAGAAGGGACTGCGGCCTGACGAGGTGCTTTGTCTCACTTTTACCGACAAAGCAGCCAATGAAATGCTTGATCGCATTGACCGCCGCTTGCCAACTGGCTATGTCGACCTTTGGGTATCAACCTTTCACGGATTTGGTGAGCGCGTGCTGCGGGAGAATGCGATTGACGTTGGTTTACCTGGTGACTTCCAAGTGTTATCCGAGCGGCAGCAGTGGATGTTTTTGCGTCAGCACTTGGACGCACTTTCTCTAGATTACTATCGTCCGCACGGTCGCCCGACCAAGTTTCTCCAATCACTTATCAAACACTTCTCGCGATTAAAAGATGAAGTGGTGAGCCCGGAGCGTTACCTTGCCTTTGTCGAGGAGAAGCGACTTAATCTGGATCAAAGCGAGTTTACTAAAAAAGAGGATAAGGATGCAGCCGGCGAGGATGTGCAACGCTTACAAGAGCTTGCTTCATCTTTCCATCTTTATAATCGTTTACTACGCGAGCGCGGCTTTGTCGACTTCGGTGATCTGATTGTGGAGACACTCAAGCTTTTTCAAACTCGCTCGACATTGCTGCAGCGTTATCGCAATCAATTCAAAGCGATTCTGGTTGATGAATTCCAGGACACCAACTGGGCGCAGTATGAATTAGTGAAGCTCCTAGCTGCACCGGAAAACAATTTAACCGTGGTGGGTGATGACGACCAATCGATTTATAAATTCCGTGGTGCGTCGGTTGCTAACATTATGCAGTTCCGCGAAGATTACAAAGACTGCACCAGCGTGGTATTGACCCAAAACTATCGCTCGTATCAACGCATCCTGGATACGGCCTACAACTTTATTCAACTCAATAACCCAAACCGTTTAGAAGTGCAGTTGCAGGATGACGGCAAGGGTTTAAATAAACGCTTACAAGCCGCTCGTCAGGGTGAGGCAAAAATTCAGGAGCTGGTCACCTCGACTGAAGATGACGAGGCGGAAAAAGTAGTAGAGCAAATCCTGGCTCAGAAGAATGCGGATAAGGATTTGCAGTGGAGCGATTTCGCTATTCTGGCTCGAGCAAACGCGCACTTGGAATCTTTTCTGAACGCTGCCGAACGCTCAGGCGTCCCATACCAGTATGTGGCCGCTCGCGGGCTGTATCGTCAGGCAGTCGTACTCGACGTGCTGGCTTATCTGCGCATGTTGGATAATTATCACGAGGACATTGCCTTGCATCGGGTGCTGACCATGCCGATTTTTTCTTTTTCTACGCAGGATATCATTACCCTAAATCAAGATGCTCGTCGCCAAAGCCGCTCAGTCTATCAGTCATTGAAAGAGCACGGACTCATTTCCACTCTGAGTCAAAAAACACATCAAGAAGCTGATCGTCTGCTAGGTTTGATTGAGTCGCACACGGCTCTAGCCCTGCAAGAGCGGCGCAACGTCAGCCGCGTGCTCTATGCTTTCCTCGAGGACTCCGGCTATCTGCGTTACTTAAGCGATGATGATGATCCGGTCAAGCAAGCGCAGCTCCATTACTTATCACAGTACTATCGCGAAGTGACTGACTTTGAGCGCGGCAACACCGAACCGAGCGTGAAAAACTTCCTCCTTCTTATGCAGGCCTCCATGGATGCCGGGGAAGAGGGGCAGTTGGATGCGGTGGCGCAAGAAGGTCCAGATAGCGTGAAGCTGATGACCGTGCACGCGGCCAAGGGTTTGGAATTCCGTCATGTCTTTGTCGTGAATATGGTTGAGCGGCGTTTCCCATCCTCTGATCGCGGTGATGCGATTAGTTTGCCCGATGGTTTGGTACACGAACGTTTGCCAGAGGGGAATGTGCATATTCAAGAAGAGCGCCGCCTCTTCTATGTTGCCCTCACTCGCGCAAAGGATTCACTCACCTTAACCCGTGCCTTGGATTACGGCGGCGCAACTGTGAAGCGTCCTTCTCCTTTCTTAATCGAAATGGGATTGGTGACCAAGGAGCAGGCAGCGGAGGAGAAAAAACAGCAGTCGACTTTACTCAACGCTCGTGTGCGAAGTGCTGTGCAATCAGAGCCGGAGAGCATCTTACGCAAAGTGGCCGAAGAAACGCGCTATGACTATTCCCGCATCAGCACCTATGATCTCTGTCCATGGAAATTCCGCTACCGCTATGCCTTGGAAGTGCCAGAGCCTGGGAACAAGCGCTTCTCCTATGGGCAATCTGTCCACGCTACCTTGTACGATTTCTTCCGCCTCGTGCAAGAGCGCAGCAAGAAGCGGCAAGTCACTCTTTTCGCTGAAGCGCCGAAAGTAAATGAGGGGATATTGGAGGCTGGAGCTAAGAGCGTTTCTCTGGCTGAGTTAAAAGAGTTGTACGAGCGTAACTGGATTCGTGAATGGTATGACGGCGAACGCGACATGGAGAAGAGTAAGCAAAAAGGCTGGGAGTCGCTGAAAGCTTTTTACGCATCCTATAGCGGCGACCTGCCTGTGCCTTTGGCGCTCGAGCAGCCTTTCACTATTCAACTCTCAGAAGAGTTTCGCTTGACCGGTAAGATTGACCGCATTGATCAGATTGAGGATAGCGAGGAAGTGGAAATCATTGATTACAAAACCGGCACAGCGAAAGAGAAGCCGAGCAAGGAAGCGAAGTACCAGCTCATCCTCTATGCATTAGCCGTGCAGGATAGCGATCTGCTGCATCGCAAGGTAGGGAAGTTAACCTTCTGGTATATTGACGATAACAGTCAGGTCTCATTTGTGCCAAAGGAGAAAGACCTGGAAGCGGCTCGTGAATGGGTGCTGGAGCAGATTGGACAAATCCGGGAAGCAGACTTCACGGCTGATCCAAATCCCATCAAGTGCGGCGGCTGCGAGTTCAAACAGATTTGTCCATTCAAGGCGGTATAA
- a CDS encoding DUF11 domain-containing protein has translation MPTLSLFRGEYQGGLSKGVRRRLFNLLSVVAVFSLVLQTTGLGTVLAAQAAELPVQAVDNSQEGGTSLSLGTNVDDSALTFGNLRIRKFYDDNGNGIRNTAHDTDPWLSDWHFVVRDMQDQIVAEGDTSGESGFYVPHLHAGDYTVTETQLPDWEVTTGNVTENVHVTAGQTTEIDFGNWRTTGGLENLFSIQTACSQGQTAGYAVASAGVGLEDDGSGVISNLDVPGTIAAAYLIWGAYEEESDPSFVFNGHAVNGTEYREALDAVAYVANVSSYVSTGTHSYTVENSSPYTMLGASLYVVYASEDVDASLVTWLGGVDTAYWNRPYFPKGPDTEVYSYSFAPVDYDRQATLTLSVGGGDHTNPNRGDALWVKSATGAVPTNLVDQAGATELLHNLLTSHEGPEWDHPTVTVTIPANATYFAYQIESPEDDNGESFILFASSLTAPLDCPTGDLTVNKKVDENGDGIFEGGNVRANELGFQWSDITETKMRDMGTPNETGVGPHQITETQLPGWHFVGWYDDKNISDYSCTNPQGTTLPVPVEVFEDQETSITLCNARDFTTIDFDKVVVGGGPSTDQDWTFHVEGLGDFTEASAPVSVPTMTQYMVTETSGSYDNLYTLTNASGICSYANGVITLDTGRQGGTCVLENTRNTGEITGVKYYDHNANGVRDDGDEGIEGVTIQLSNGQSKVSASDGSFSFANLPTGTYEVNEVLPDAWMNTTPLSVEVEVVQGEPAYVEFGNTRSLTIAGTKWNDLNGDGVRQVGEPGIQGWTINLWDDGEDGPGNIIATTQTAADGSYAFTDLEPGTYWVNEALVDGWMQTSEPVVIGPLELGENTTLTGNDFGNFQLGSINGAKWHDVNGNGTWDEDESGLANWQINLWEDEDGQPGAIIADTLTDADGNYSFTDLGPGTYWLSETLQDGWEQTSSPITLGPIVMTSGLVSNANNFGNKLLSPELSIVKSVNVDTFVNPGATVTYTVVVKNIGQSTAVNVVMTDQLPAGFIFVDTGLSVRSFPLGDLAANESMTVTYDVIVSTSQAAGFYDNVATADADNTDPVADEATVEVRLGSVLGVSTEPLLLLTKSVNTNEAKPGDYLTYTLKVTNAGDGIALNVRVTDILPEGFTFADSGLTERVWTLGSMFTDDTRTITYEVKVADNAASGNYLNVAKAVADNYGEVRASQNVVVKRGQVLGASTLADTGSGWGDVAAFGLGMMAIISGFVVLFDKRRFSMPLNR, from the coding sequence ATGCCTACGTTATCACTATTCAGGGGGGAATATCAGGGGGGTCTTAGCAAGGGAGTCCGTCGGCGCTTATTCAATCTATTGAGCGTCGTGGCAGTCTTTAGTTTGGTGCTCCAGACTACCGGCCTAGGAACGGTGCTGGCTGCCCAAGCAGCTGAGCTGCCAGTTCAAGCTGTGGATAACTCTCAGGAGGGCGGTACAAGCCTTAGCCTGGGTACAAATGTAGACGATTCAGCGCTTACCTTTGGCAACCTCCGCATTCGGAAGTTTTATGACGATAATGGTAACGGTATCCGTAATACCGCCCATGACACTGACCCATGGCTGAGCGATTGGCACTTTGTGGTGCGTGATATGCAGGACCAGATTGTGGCCGAGGGTGATACGAGTGGAGAATCCGGTTTTTATGTACCTCACCTGCATGCCGGAGACTATACCGTCACAGAAACCCAGCTTCCTGATTGGGAAGTGACAACCGGTAATGTGACAGAAAACGTACATGTTACGGCGGGTCAGACCACGGAGATTGATTTTGGTAACTGGCGTACTACCGGTGGTTTAGAAAACCTTTTCTCGATTCAAACAGCTTGTTCGCAGGGTCAAACTGCCGGCTATGCGGTTGCCAGCGCAGGAGTTGGATTAGAAGATGACGGAAGTGGTGTGATAAGCAATCTCGACGTACCAGGTACTATTGCAGCGGCCTATCTTATTTGGGGCGCCTATGAAGAAGAGAGCGATCCAAGTTTTGTGTTTAACGGACATGCAGTGAATGGTACTGAGTATCGCGAGGCGCTGGATGCAGTAGCGTACGTCGCAAATGTAAGCAGCTATGTGAGTACCGGCACGCATTCATATACAGTAGAGAACTCCAGTCCTTACACAATGTTAGGAGCGAGTCTTTACGTGGTATATGCATCTGAAGATGTTGATGCCTCTCTGGTGACTTGGTTGGGAGGAGTGGATACCGCATATTGGAATCGACCCTACTTCCCCAAAGGTCCAGACACTGAAGTGTACAGTTATTCTTTTGCTCCAGTAGATTATGATCGACAAGCAACACTTACCTTGAGTGTGGGCGGCGGCGATCACACGAACCCTAATCGCGGTGATGCGCTCTGGGTAAAGAGTGCCACTGGTGCAGTTCCAACAAACCTGGTTGATCAAGCTGGCGCAACAGAGCTGCTGCATAACTTGCTCACTTCGCACGAAGGTCCAGAGTGGGATCATCCAACAGTCACGGTAACTATTCCAGCCAACGCGACCTACTTTGCTTATCAAATCGAATCACCAGAAGATGATAATGGTGAGAGCTTTATTCTCTTCGCATCTTCATTGACCGCTCCGCTTGATTGCCCGACTGGTGATCTGACGGTGAATAAGAAAGTCGATGAAAACGGTGATGGTATATTTGAGGGCGGTAATGTCCGAGCAAATGAACTTGGTTTCCAGTGGAGTGATATCACTGAAACAAAGATGCGAGATATGGGCACGCCCAACGAGACCGGTGTTGGCCCTCATCAAATCACTGAAACGCAATTGCCTGGGTGGCATTTTGTTGGTTGGTATGATGACAAAAATATCTCCGATTACTCATGTACAAATCCGCAAGGCACGACCCTGCCTGTGCCGGTAGAAGTATTTGAAGATCAGGAAACATCCATCACGCTCTGTAATGCGCGCGACTTCACTACTATCGACTTTGATAAAGTAGTCGTAGGCGGCGGACCATCGACCGATCAGGATTGGACCTTCCATGTTGAAGGCTTGGGTGATTTCACTGAAGCAAGCGCTCCAGTGTCAGTGCCGACAATGACGCAGTACATGGTGACTGAAACTTCAGGTAGCTACGATAACCTCTACACCTTAACTAACGCGAGTGGAATCTGTAGTTATGCAAATGGTGTTATCACTTTAGACACCGGTCGCCAGGGTGGTACTTGTGTGCTCGAGAATACCCGCAACACCGGAGAAATCACCGGAGTAAAATATTATGACCACAATGCGAATGGTGTACGTGACGACGGCGATGAAGGCATCGAAGGTGTCACTATCCAGCTAAGCAATGGGCAAAGCAAAGTGAGTGCCAGCGATGGCAGTTTCTCCTTTGCGAATTTGCCAACTGGTACCTACGAAGTGAATGAAGTCCTGCCAGATGCTTGGATGAACACCACGCCACTCAGTGTAGAAGTTGAAGTAGTGCAAGGCGAACCAGCCTATGTGGAGTTTGGCAACACCCGCTCACTTACTATTGCCGGTACCAAGTGGAATGACTTGAACGGCGATGGCGTGCGACAAGTTGGCGAGCCAGGCATCCAGGGCTGGACTATTAATCTCTGGGATGATGGTGAAGACGGCCCGGGCAATATCATTGCCACGACGCAGACTGCAGCCGATGGCAGCTACGCCTTCACTGATCTTGAGCCAGGTACCTACTGGGTGAACGAGGCATTAGTGGATGGTTGGATGCAAACTTCTGAGCCAGTAGTTATTGGTCCGCTCGAGCTGGGTGAAAACACTACCTTGACCGGGAATGACTTTGGTAACTTTCAACTCGGATCAATCAACGGTGCAAAATGGCATGATGTGAATGGCAACGGCACCTGGGATGAGGATGAAAGCGGCTTAGCCAATTGGCAGATTAACCTTTGGGAAGATGAGGATGGTCAGCCGGGTGCAATTATTGCTGATACCTTAACTGACGCTGATGGTAATTACAGCTTCACTGATCTTGGTCCTGGTACCTACTGGTTAAGCGAAACATTGCAAGATGGTTGGGAGCAGACTTCCAGCCCTATCACCCTTGGTCCGATTGTGATGACTTCAGGCTTAGTCTCCAATGCGAATAACTTTGGTAACAAGCTTCTCAGTCCTGAGCTGAGCATTGTGAAGTCGGTCAATGTCGACACCTTTGTGAATCCGGGTGCAACAGTAACCTACACCGTGGTCGTGAAGAACATTGGCCAATCCACTGCAGTGAATGTAGTCATGACTGATCAATTGCCAGCTGGTTTCATCTTTGTAGACACTGGCTTGTCAGTTCGCAGCTTCCCACTCGGTGATCTCGCAGCGAATGAAAGCATGACAGTCACCTATGATGTCATTGTGAGCACCAGCCAAGCGGCCGGTTTCTACGACAACGTAGCAACAGCTGATGCAGATAACACCGATCCAGTGGCTGATGAAGCAACCGTTGAGGTACGCCTTGGGTCTGTCCTGGGTGTCAGCACTGAGCCGCTCTTACTCCTTACTAAGAGCGTGAACACCAACGAGGCAAAGCCAGGTGATTATCTGACCTACACCTTGAAGGTAACAAACGCTGGTGATGGCATTGCCTTAAACGTGCGCGTAACAGATATCTTACCTGAGGGCTTTACCTTTGCTGATTCAGGTTTGACCGAACGTGTCTGGACTCTCGGCAGCATGTTTACTGACGATACTCGCACTATCACTTATGAGGTGAAGGTGGCTGATAATGCTGCGTCTGGGAATTACCTCAACGTAGCAAAAGCCGTAGCAGATAATTACGGCGAAGTTCGCGCCAGCCAGAATGTGGTAGTGAAGCGCGGTCAGGTCCTTGGTGCATCAACCTTGGCTGATACTGGATCTGGTTGGGGTGATGTGGCGGCCTTTGGCCTCGGCATGATGGCTATAATCAGCGGATTCGTTGTGTTGTTCGATAAGCGACGCTTCAGCATGCCGCTGAATCGCTAG
- a CDS encoding V-type ATP synthase subunit D, whose translation MAQTINPTRMELIRLKGKLKMAKRGHSLLEEKLEGLMQEFLGIIKKTRSLRQEVEAQLGQAFQSFIIASADMRPEVTEEALAVTTKQIQLQVATKNVMSVQVPQFQYAESGDFLSYSLATTSSGLDTSLKTFSDALPKIVELAQTEHSARLLSAEIEKTRRRVNALEFVFVPEIERNVKYISSKLDEQERGALVSIMRLKEAMQ comes from the coding sequence ATGGCGCAAACGATTAACCCAACACGCATGGAGCTTATCCGACTCAAGGGTAAGCTCAAGATGGCCAAGCGCGGTCATTCTTTACTCGAGGAAAAACTCGAAGGCTTGATGCAGGAGTTCTTAGGTATCATCAAAAAGACTCGCAGCTTACGACAAGAAGTAGAGGCTCAGCTCGGTCAAGCGTTCCAGAGTTTCATTATCGCTTCAGCTGATATGCGTCCGGAAGTAACCGAGGAAGCGCTGGCAGTCACCACGAAGCAAATTCAATTGCAGGTGGCAACCAAGAACGTCATGAGTGTGCAGGTGCCACAGTTTCAGTATGCCGAGTCAGGTGATTTCCTGAGCTACTCTTTGGCAACTACTTCCTCTGGACTTGATACTTCTCTGAAAACATTCTCAGATGCGCTGCCAAAGATCGTGGAGTTAGCTCAGACCGAGCACTCAGCTCGTTTACTCTCAGCTGAGATTGAGAAGACGCGTCGTCGTGTGAATGCACTTGAGTTTGTCTTTGTTCCCGAGATTGAGCGGAATGTGAAATACATTTCCAGCAAATTGGATGAGCAGGAGCGAGGCGCCCTGGTCAGCATCATGCGATTAAAGGAAGCGATGCAGTAA
- a CDS encoding RNA-binding protein, translating into MAKKLYVGNLPFSVTEDSLKEHFSQVGPVESTQVILDRATGRSRGFGFVEMSNDEDAAKAVETFNGQEMEGRALVVNEARPMTDRPKRSFDN; encoded by the coding sequence ATGGCGAAGAAACTCTACGTCGGAAACCTTCCGTTCAGCGTCACCGAGGACAGCCTTAAGGAGCATTTCTCCCAGGTTGGACCGGTTGAATCGACTCAGGTCATCCTAGACCGAGCGACCGGACGCTCACGCGGATTCGGTTTCGTCGAGATGTCCAACGATGAGGACGCGGCAAAGGCAGTTGAAACCTTCAACGGCCAAGAAATGGAAGGCCGCGCGCTCGTTGTCAACGAAGCTCGACCAATGACAGATCGTCCAAAGCGAAGCTTTGATAACTAA